The following nucleotide sequence is from Acidobacteriota bacterium.
TCGCCGAACACCCCGCGAAGGACGTCGGCGATCTCGCCGACCGTCGCATGCGCCTCCACCGCGCCCAGGATGAACGGCATCACGTTGACGCCGTCGCGCGCCGCGCTGGCGAGCGCGTCGAGGGCCGACTGCCACGCCGCGGCACCGCGCTGAGCACGCAGCGCCCGGACCGCTGCAATCTGGCGGCGTTCGACCTCGGGGTCCACGCGAAACGGCTGAATCACGGGTCTCTCTTCCTGAAACCGGTTCACGCCGACGACGACCCTGGCGGCCGAGTCGACGGTCTGCTGGTCACGGTAAGCCGCTTCCTGAATCGAACGCTGGACGTGCCCGCGTTCGACGGCGGCCACCGTGCCGCCCGACGCGTCGATCTCGGCGATCAACGCGCGAGCCTGCGTCTCGATCGCCTCGGTTCGCCGCTCGATCTCCCACGCGCCGCCCAAAGGATCGGCCGCCGCCGCGACGCCGGTCTCGTGCGCGATAATCTGCTGCGTCCGGAGGGCCAGCGTGGCGGCGGCCTCGCTCGGCAGCCCCAGCGCTTCGTCGCGGCTGTTGCAGTGGAGCGACTGCGTGCCGCCCAGCACGGCCGCGAGCGCCTGGAGCGCGACGCGGACGACGTTGTTGTCCGGCTGCTGGGCGGTGAGGGTGCTGCCCGCGGTCTGCGTGTGGAAGCGGAGCTGGCAGGCGCGGTCGTTCGAGACGCCGAAGCGATCGCGCATGAGATGCGCCCAGAGCCGCCGCGCCGCCCTGAACTTCGCGATCTCCTCGAGGAAGTCGTTGTGCGCGGCGAAGAAGAACGAGAGGCGCGCGCCGATGCGGTCGAGATCGAGACCGGCGTCGCGGGCAGCCTCCACGTAGGTGACGCCGTTGGCCAGCGTGAAGGCGACCTCCTGCGCGGCGGTCGCGCCCGCCTCACGCATGTGGTAACCGCTGATCGAGATGGGATGCCACTGCGGCAGCTCGCGATCGCACCACGCCATGACGTCGGTGACGAGCTGGAGTGCGCGGCGCGGAGGGTAGATGTAGGTGCCTCGCGCGATGTACTCCTTCAGGACGTCGTTCTGGATCGTGCCGGCCAGCCGCGCGGGCGGCACGTTCCGGCGCCTGGCCAGCGCCACGTAGCAGGCGAGCAGGATGGCGGCGGTGGCGTTGATCGTCATCGACACCGAAACGCCGTCGAGCGGCACGGCCTCGAAGAGGGCCGCCATGTCGTCGAGCGAGGCGATCGACACGCCCACGCGTCCCACTTCTCCGGCCGCGAGCGGATGGTCGGGGTCGAAGCCCATCTGCGTGGGCAGGTCGAACGCGACGCTGAGGCCGGTGACGCCCTGGGCCAGCAGAAAGCGAAATCGGCCGTTCGACTCCGCTGCGCTCCCGTAGCCGGCGTACTGCCGCATCGTCCAGAGCCGATCGCGATACATGGTCGGCTGGACGCCCCGCGTGAACGGGAAGAGGCCGGGCTCCAGGTCTCCGGGCTCGAACGGACGCCTCACGTCTTCCGGCCGCGCGAACGGGCGAGTCATCGACGCATTCTAAACAACCGTGAGCCGGCGAGAGTACGCGGCCGGCGCGACTTTCGTCGCGCGACCGGAAGAACGAGTGTATCGAAAACACCCCATTTTCTCGGCGCAAAAGAACGCTTTGGCGTTTGACACCCTCGCCGAGCGCCTTCTACAATTGCTTCGCCGTCCCGGAGTCAGGAGGTTCGGATGGATGCGCTCGTGAACCAGTTGGCTCGTGAGTTGTCTGCCGCCATCTCGCAGGCAGTGGCTCAGGACCCGCGCGTCGACGCGTGTCGCGAGAAGGCTCGCGCGGCGGGGTTCGACCTTCGTGTCTCGCTCGAAGCCGTCATCGGCTTCGCCGATCGATCGGCGACCGGGCAGGGGAAGGCGAATGCGGCGCGCCGGCAGGGCCAGCGCGCCGGCGTCGAGATGAGCGCCAACGATCGACGCTTCCTGAAGTCACTCCGAATCTCCGCCGACGAGGCCGCCGAGAAGGAAGTCGAGTAGCGCCTTAGCGGCCGGACGCCTTGGCCTGCTGAGCGACCGCTGCCGCCGCCCGCGCGGCGGCCTCCGGATCGCCCAGGTAGTAGTGCTCGATCGGCTCGAGCGACGCGTCGAGCTCGTAGACGAGCGGAATCCCCGTCGGGATGTTCAGCTCGACGATCTCCTCGTCCGACATGCCATCCAGATACTTCACGAGCGCGCGAAGGCTGTTGCCGTGCGCCGCGATCAGCACCCGCCGGCCGCGCTGGATCTCGGGCGCCAACGTGCCGGTCCAGTACGGGACGACGCGCGCGACGGTGTCCTCCAGCGACTCGGTGGCGGGCAGCTCGCCGCTCGAGAGCCCGGCGTACCGGCGGTCGAACCGCGGGTGGCGCGGGTCGTCGACGTCCAGAGCCGGCGGCGGGATGTCGTAGCTCCGGCGCCAGATCTTCACCTGCTCCTCGCCGTGCTTGGCGGCGGTCTCGGCTTTGTTCAGCCCCTGGAGCGCCCCGTAATGGCGCTCGTTCAGACGCCAGTGGCGCTCGACCGGAAGCCAGAGCAGGTCCAGCTCGTCGAGCACGATCCAGCAGGTGCGAATCGCCCGCTTCAACACGGACGTGAACGCGACGTCGAAGGAGTACCCCGAGTCGCGCAGCAGCACGCCGGCCTCACGGGCCTCGACGAGCCCGCGCTCGCTGAGATCGACGTCGGTCCATCCCGTGAACCGGTTGTCCTTGTTCCAGGTGCTTTCGCCGTGACGGAGCAGAACGAGCGTGTACATGGCGCTAGGCGAGCTGTTTGACCGCGCCCCGGCCGGCGTAGCGGGCGGCGGCGCCCAAGGCCGATTCGATGCGCAGCAGTTGGTTGTACTTGGCCGTGCGGTCGGCCCGGCTCGCCGACCCGGTCTTGATCTGGCCGGCGCACGTCGCGACGGCGAGATCGGCAATCGTCGTGTCTTCCGTCTCACCCGACCGGTGGGAGATGACGCTGGCATAGCCGGCCTGGCGCGCCATTTCGACGGCGGAGAGCGTCTGCGAGACGGTGCCGATCTGGTTCAGCTTGACGAGCAGCGCGTTGCCGACCCGCTGCTCGATGCCCTGTCGCAGGATCGCCGGATTCGTCACGAACACGTCGTCGCCGACGAGCTGCACCTTCGAGCCGAGCTCGGCCGTGAGCCGCTGCCAGCCGGGCCAGTCGCCTTCCGCGAGGCCGTCTTCGATCGAGATGATGGGGTACTGCCGTACCCAGTCCTTGTACATCTCGATCATGTCGAGGCTGGACTTCGTGCCCTCCCCTGACTTCTCGAGGACGTAGTGCTTGGCGTGTTCGTCGAAGAACTCGCTCGACGCGACGTCGAGCGCGACGAACATGTCCTGGCCGGGCGTGTAGCCGGCGGCGTGGATGGCTTCCAGCACCAGCTCGACGGCTTCGCGGTTCGAGGAGAGGCTGGGCGCGAAGCCGCCTTCGTCGCCGACGCCGGTCGCCAGGCCGCGCTTCTTCAGCAGCCCACGAAGCGCATGGAAGGTTTCGACGCCGGCACGGAGCGCTTCCGAGAAGCTCGGAAGACCGGCCGGCATGACCATGAACTCCTGGAAGTCGACGTTCGTGTCGGCGTGAGCGCCGCCGTTCAGGATGTTCATCATCGGCACCGGCAGCAGCGGGCCGGACGCTCGCGCGGCGGGCGGGACGAGCGTCGCCAGATACTCGTAGAGCGGCTCGCCGGCGGCGGCCGCGGCCGCGTGGGCCGTGGCCATCGAGACGCCCAGCACGGCGTTCGCCCCGAGACGGGCGAGGTTCGGCGTGCCGTCGAGCGCGAGCAGGCGCTCGTCCACGGCGCGCGGATCCGCCGGCATGCCGGCGAGCGCGCCGGCGACCTCGTCGTTCACGTGGCCGACCGCTTTGAGCACCCCCTTGCCGCCGTACCGATGCTTGTCGCCGTCGCGCAGCTCGAGCGCCTCGCGCGTGCCGGTCGACGCGCCCGACGGCACCGCGGCGCGGCCTGTCACGCCCGATTCGAGAACCACCTCGACTTCAACGGTCGGATTGCCACGCGAGTCGAGGATCTCGCGGGCCTGAATGCTTCGGATGTTCACGGTATCGCTCCAGGTGCGCCCGCGCCGCGGGCCTGCTGCGGCAGCCAGACGAACCGACTGGGGCCGGCACGCCGCCGGCAAAGCCCGCCATGATACCACGCAAGCGCGCTCGATTCCCGGCACCGCGCCTGCTAGGATCGGCTCACGCTTCTCCCCCAAGCGCGTTCAGACGATCGGTCTGCTGACATCGGCACTCACGTGAGAGGTGTATGTCTGCCTGTCTGCTGAGGTCGCTTGCGCTCATCGCCCTCCTGGGCGTGCCGCTTCCCCTCGATGCGCAGTCGTTCGCCGGTGCGCTCCGTCGACACGACGCGGACGCGCCGGGCCACCTGCTCGGCGCGGTGCTCGACGAGCGCGGCGCCGCCATCGTCGGTGCGAGCGTGCTCGTCGTCGGGACGACCGTGGCCGCCACGCTCACGGACCGTCACGGCCGGTTCAGCGTCGCGCTGCCCGCCGGACGCTATCTCATCCGGGCGGTTCGCGATGGCTACGTGCCCGCGATTCGGGGCGTCATCCGTATCGGTTCGGATGGTCCGGTCGAACGCCAGATCACGCTGGTCAAGGAAGACGCGAACGACATGGAAGCGGAGACGAACCAGAGCGAGATCGCCTGGCGCCTCCGCCACCTGCCGCGCACCGTCCTTCGCGACGTCGGCCACGGCATCGCCGAGGCGACCGAGCACGCGGCGGCCGAGGAGGAGCCGCGCCGAGCCGCTGTCGGGGTGTCCGCCGCAGGCCCGTTCGACGCCGTCAGGGCGATGCTGGACGATGGGCCGCTGACCGGACAGTTGAGCCTCTTCACCACGACGCCCGTGTGGCTCGAGGGCGTGGGCGTCGATCGGATGACGTGGCCGGGCGGCAGCGCGGATCTGACGATCGGCGCGCCGCTTGGCGTGTTGGGCGACTGGCAGGTCAGGGGCGCGATGTCGTCCGGCACGTCGGCGTTCTGGCGCGTGCTGGGAGAGTACCGGGCCCGGGAAGGCCGGAAGCACGGGCTCCACGTCGTCGCCGCCTATGGCAGCCAGCCTGCGGCGTGGGCGGCCGACGGCGCACTCCGGGACATGCAGCCGCCGCCACACACGACCGCGTCGATCCGCGTGTCGGATCGCTGGACGGCCCGACCCTGGCTGGAACTGCGGCACGCCGTGCGCATCGATCGCGACGACACGCTGGCTGCGCCGGCGCTGCTCAGCCCGGAAGTGGGCGTCCGCGCCGCCCTCTTCCCCCGGACCTTCGTGTCGGTCGGCGCGGCGCAGACCGAGACCGGCCCAGGGACGGGCGCGCTCCTGCCCGAGGCCAGCGGGCGCCCGTGGATCCCCTCGTCGCCGCCGTCCGCGTCTGCCGTTGGCTGGAGGGCGAGCCTGCCGCCGCAGCGCGTGCGGACATCGCGAGTCGGGCTCGAGCGAGAGCTCACTCGACGTGGGCGCGTCTCGGGAGCCGTCGAGTGGTTCACGCAGTCGATCCAGGATCAAACCGGGATCGTGTTCGGTGCGGCCACGACCACGACGGGCGAGTACGACGCCGTGTCGGTCGGCGACGCCCAGGTTTCGGGCTGGCGCGCCCGGTTCTCCAGCGCTCCCCATGACGGCCTGCTGGCGACGATCGAGCTGGCCGTCGCGGACGCGCAATGGACCGCGGGTGCTGTCCGCGCCAATTCCCACGGCCTGGCCCGGCAAGGCTCGGATCGAGTCGGCGACGTCAGGACGTCGGTGCGCTGGACGGCACCCCGGACCTCCACGTTCATCCAGTTCACGCATCGGCTCAGCCGCGTGCGGCCGGCGAGTGCGGGAACCGCGGCCCTCCGGCGCCAGCGAGTCGCGCTGGAGGTTCAGCAACGCGCGCCGTTTCAGCCGCTTCCGGCCGGGATCGTCAGCTTCTTCGTCGATCTCCGGACGGCCTTCCACGACGGCGACCCGGCCTCGTTGTACGACGAGGTGCTGATCGTTCGGAACCCTGCGCGCATGACGGGCGGCTTGCAGGTCCAGTTCTGACGGTCGTTTCTCGTTTGCCGAGCGCCTGCTTCACAATAGCCGGCGGCGTCGGATGGTCCTTGCGGGGCCGGCGCCCGATCAAGTGATGTCGCTGTCCAGTCTGTTGCGGCCGTTCGTGCGCGTCGGTCTGCCGGTGGCCGTGGCCGTCGTCCTCGTCTGCCTGGCGGTGGTCAACATCGCGCTCATCAAGACCTGGAACGGCGACGCCGAGGACGGCGTGCTGTGGCGGCAGTCGGCGCAGGGCGTCGCGGCCGTCGAGATCGCGCCGTCGATGGCCGGTGCGCGCGCGGGGATCGAGCCGGACGACCTGCTGGTCTCGATCGATGACGAAGAGATCGAGACGCCTGCCGAGGCGCGGCGCGTCGTGCGGAGTGCGCCGGCCGGGCGCCCGCTCTCGTACCGCATGCGACGTGCCGGCGTCGATCGCATCCTGCAAGTGGTTCCTCGTCCCGTGCCCGGGGTCGCCCGAGGCCTGTACTACTCGCTCGCGCTCGTCGGCATCCTCGCGCTCGCCATCGGTACCTCGGTGCGGCTGCGACGGCCCCACGATCAGGCGACGCTTCACTTCTTCTGGCTCGGCGTCGCCTTCTTCGGTGTGCTCTCGTTCTCGCCCAGCGGCCGATACGATCGCCTCGACTACTTCTTCGAGTGGGCGGATGCCGTGGCCCGTCTGGTCTTGCCGCCGCTCTTCTTCCACTTCGCGCTGGTCTTTCCCGAGCGCCCGCATTCCTGGATCCGCACTGCCGTCGGCCGGCGATCCTGGCCGGTGATCTACCTGCCGGCGCTGGCGCTCGGCGTCCAGCGGATTCTCATTCTGACGAACCGATCCGGCGTGGCCTCGCCGCTCGCAGCGCTCGAGCGGATCGAACGGCTGGCCTACGTGTATCTCGCGGTCTGCCTGCTCGGCGGATTGCTGCTCATGGTGCGAGCGCTGACGAGGCTCCGCTCGGTGACGGCGCGTCGTCAGCTTCGCTGGATCGTGTGGGGTTCGGCGGTCGGGGCGGTGCCGTTCGTGACCGTGTACATCCTGCCGCTCCTCCTGGGCGAGGTGCCGCCGTACGCGCCCTACACCGCGGTGCTGCTCGGCGGCATTCCGCTCGCCTTCGCGTCGGCGCTCGTCCGCTACCGTTTGATGGACATCGAAGTGCTCGTCAAGAAGGGCCTGGCGGGCGCGGCGGTCGTGCTCGTGCTGGCGGGCATCTACAGCGGCACGCTGCGCTTCGTCGGGCTGGTGCTCGGCGCCAGCAACGAGAGCGGCAGCTTCTGGGCGCTGTTCGCGACGCTCATCGTCGCGCTGGTCGCGCCGGGGCTCCGCCGCGCCATCCAGTCCGGGCTCGACCGCCTGTACTACCGCGATCGCTACGATTACCGCCGCGCGCTCGTCAACTTCGCGCGCGAGCTGAACAGCGATCTCGATCTGGATCGGCTCAGCACGCGGCTCGTCGACCGCATACGCGACACGCTCGGCGTCGATCGGATGGCGCTCTTCCTCCACCGCGGCGATGGCGGCTACACGGCAACGGCAGCGGCGGGCGCCGACGCGGCGCTCGTGCCGCGGATCGACCCGGCCTCTGCGCTGGCCGCGCGGCTGCGCGCCGGACAGCTCTCGGCGGTGGACGATCCGGTGCCTGCGCGGCGGCTGACGGGCGACGAGGCGGCACCCTGGCGCGACGCGGGGTTGTATCACTTCGTACCGTGCGTCTCGAACGAGTCGGCCATCGGCGCGATTGCGGCCGGCCGCCGCCCGCGCGGCGAGCCGCTCAACAGCGAGGACATGACGCTGCTCGCGGCGGTCGCGGCGCAGGCCGCCACCGCGCTCGAGAACGCGCGCCTCTATCACCAGCTCAGCGGCAAGGCGGAGGAGATCGAGCGGCTGCGCCAGTTCAGCGACAGCGTTATCGAATCGCTGACCGACGGGATCGTCGTCGTCGACATGCAGGACCGCGTGTTGCGCTGGAACAAGCGCATGGAGGCCTTGCTGGGCCTGCCGCGGCAGCAGGCCATCGGCCAGCGCTTCGAGACGTTGTTCAGCCCCGCGTTCGCGGATGCGCTGATCGGTGCGCGTCGCGAGTCGCCGTCCGGCACCACGCTGTTCCGCGTGCCGATCGAGGCGCGGCGCGATCGCACGCACCTGCTCCTGAACGCCGCGATCTGTCCCTTCCGCACCGCCGACGCGGGCCAGGCAGGCTGGATCATCGTGCTCGAGGACATCACCGCGCGGGCCAACCTCGAGGAGCAACTGCAGCTTTCCGAGAAGATGGCCGCCATCGGGCTGCTCGCCGCCGGCGTCGCCCACGAAGTGAACACGCCGCTCACCGGCATCTCCAGCTTCACGCAGATGCTGTTGGAGCAGGCGGACCCGGCCGATCCGCGCACCGGGCTCCTCGAGAAGATCGAGCAGCAGACGTTCCGCGCGGCGAAGATCGTGAGCAGCCTGCTGAACCTCGCGCGTCCGGCTGGAGGCGAGACCGGCCCGGTGGACGTGAATGCGACGCTGACCGACGTCCTGGCGCTGCTGGAGCACCAGTTCAAGGTCAGCAAGATCCAGGTTCGGCGGCAGCTCTGGGCTGAGCCGCTCATCGTCCGCGGCATCGAGTACAAGCTGCAGCAGGTGTTCCTCAACCTCTTCCTCAACGCACGTGACGCGATGTCCAAAGGCGGCTGGCTCTCGGTGACCTCCTCGGTGCAGCAGCACGACGTCGTGGTCGAGGTCGCCGACACGGGCGTGGGGATTCCGGCCGAGCACCTGTCGCGCATCTACGATCCCTTCTTCACGACGAAGGCGGAAGGCCGGGGCATCGGCCTCGGGCTATCGGTGACCTATGGCATCGTGCAGGAGCATGGCGGCACCCTGACCTGCGAGAGCGATCTCCACAAGGGCACGCTGTTCCGGCTGGTGCTGCCGCTCATCGATCGAACCAGGACGGAGGCGGCCGGTGCGCGTTGACCCTGCCCGGTCCGGCGCAGAACAGCCGGGCACGATTCTCATCATCGACGACGAGGAGATCATCCGCGAGGCGCTCGAAGCGCTGCTGACGGGCGAGGGGTACGACGTCGTGAAGGCGGCGACGGCGGCCGAAGGGATGGAGCAGCTCGGGAACCACCCGGTCGACGCCGTCCTGCTCGACCTGATGCTGCCCGACAAGAACGGGCTCGAGGTGCTCGACGACATCCGGCGCGTCGACGAGGACCTGCCGGTGATCATGATCACGGCGTTCGGCACGATCGAGAGCGCGGTGGCGGCGACGAAGCAGGGCGCCTTCTACTACTTCACCAAGCCGTTCAAGAACGACGAAGTGCTCGCCGTCCTGCGCAACGCTGCGGAGCGGCGGCGGCTCGTGCTGGAGAACCGCGAGCTGCGCAGCCGGCTGCGGTCCGACACGCACCGCTTCGACGAGATCATCGGCGGCAGCGCCCGCATTCGCGCCGTCTACGATCTCATCGCCCGTGCGGCGCCGAGCCGCGCCACCGTGCTGATCCAGGGGGAGAGCGGCACCGGCAAGGAGCTCGTCGCGCACGCGCTGCACCGCCGATCGGCGCGCGCCGACAAGCCGTTCGTCACCGTGAATTCCGGCAACCTGCCGCCCGATCTGCTCGAGTCCAATCTCTTCGGCCACGTCAAGGGTGCCTTCACCGGCGCCGTGTACCCGAAGAAGGGCCTCTTCGAGGTGGCGGACAAGGGGACGATCTTCTTCGACGAGATCGGCAATATCCCTCTCGACACCCAGGCGAAGCTGCTCCGCGTGATCCAGCAGCGGGAGTTCATGCGCCTCGGCGGCGTCGACACGATCAAGGTCGACGTGCGGATCATCGCGGCCACGAACGTGGATCTCCGTTCGATGGTCGAGGCGGGGGACTTTCGCGAGGATCTGTTCTATCGGCTGAACGTGATCTTCATCCAGTTGCCGCCGCTGCGGGATCGCAAGGACGACATCCCCCTGCTCGTCCAGCACTTCCTCGAGAAGTTCGTGGAGGAGAGCCGGAAGCCGCCCCTCGTGGTCACGCCCGAGGCGATGGATCGGCTGATGGCCTACGACTGGCCGGGCAACGTGCGGGAGCTCGAGAACGTCATCGAGCGCGCGGTCGTGCTCTGCGGCGACCGCGAGATCGGCCCCGACCTCATCCCCGATCACGTCAGCGCGTCACCGGCGCGCGGCGTGCCGGAGGTCGTCATCCCGGCCGAGGGCATTCACTTCCGCGAGGTCATCATCGGACACGAGCGCCGGTACATCGAGGCCGCACTCGAGGCGGCCGGCGGCGTCCAGAAGAAGGCCGCCGAGCTGCTGCACATCAAGGCGACCACGCTCAACGAGATGATGAAGCGCTACGACATCCGGCCGCGCCGGAAGCGGGGGGCTGGCGACGGCGACGAGCCGGCCGGGGAGGGGGCGGAGGACCCGTAACGCCCGGCGTCAGCGACGTTCGCGGCGGCGTTCCCGATCGCCGTGGAAACGCCGGCGATCCGCCTGGCCGCGCGGGCGTGAGCGCAGCCGATCGCGGTCACGCCGCTCCCGATCCTTCGCGACCGCGCTCGGCCGCTCTGCGGCATCCTCGCGCGACTCGCGCAGGCGCGCGAACAGCCGCTCGTACTTCTCCAGGATCAATCCCCATCGATAGTGGCGGCCCACGTACTGCCGGCCGTTCGCGCCCATGCCGGCGCGGAGCGTGGCGTCGCGCTGCAGGAGCTTCAGCGCCTCGATGAACTCCCAGCGGTCGGCGTAGTACAAGCCGGCGTTGCTGCGGCGGCAGTGCTCGACGAGCACCTCCGCGCGGGCGTTCGCCAGGACGGGCGTCCCGGCCGCGAATGCCTCGAGCGCCAGCAGCGACAGGCTCTCGTGCGGCGACGGGACGACCACGACGGTCGCGGCCTCGAGCGCGTGCAGGCGCTCGGCGTCTGGCAGCAGGCCGGCGAAACGGACCTGCGGGTCCTCCGGCAACGGCATGAGCTTGGTGCCCATCAGCATCAGCGTCATGTCGCCGCCCTCTTTCACGTAGCTCTGGAAGTACTCGAGCAGCTCCTCGCATCCCTTCCCTGGATCGATCCGGCCGCCGTACAGAACGAACGGCGTGTGGATGCGGTGCCGGCGCCGGAACGCGTTGGCCGGACCTTCGAGATGGGGCGCGAGCGCCTCGCGGCTCGGCGGCGCGACGACGATGTGCTCGCCGTCCTGCGGATCTTCGCCTTCCGGCAAGTCGACGCCGCAGCCGACGACGTCCTCGACGAGCGTGCCCAGCCGGAACATCGAGGAGACGAACCGCCGCTCGACGTCCGTGTTCCATGCGATCGCCGCCGCGCTCGCGAAGACCTCCTCGTAGATGCCGAGGCGGATGGCTGGCTCGTCGTGGGCGGTCGGCACGAGCAGGCTCTTCCACGGCGCGATCCGGATGCCGAGCACCGTCGGGGCGTAGAGGTACGTGAAGAAGATCAGGACGTCGTACTGCTGGTGCTGGCGCTCGAGGTACTCAATCAGTGCCGGCGACCATGGGCCTTGCTGCTTGAGCCACTCGAGCTCCTCGGCGCGCCCGTGGCGGTTCGAGAAGATCCAGTCCGAATAGCGGTTGAACGCGTCGATGTCGCGGGTCCTGGCCGTGGCGAAGCGGCGAACCGTCACGCCGCGCAGTCGGTCCGCGCCTTCGGCGTACTCGTTCTTCCACGTCACGTAATCGCGCGCGCAAGTGGTCAGCACCTCCACCTGGTGCGACTCGGCGAGGCGCTCGGCGATCAACCGGCAGTGATACTCGGCGCCGCCGAGGATCTCGGCCCCGTAGCGTTGGACGATGAATGCGATCTTCACGTGGCTCCTGTCTCGGGCGCGCGTCAGACGCCGGCGGCTTCCAGTGCCGCTTCCACCATCGGCTCCACGCGTTCGGGGGCGAAGGCGTCGAGACGCCGACGCTGGCCGTCGATCACGCGATCGCGGACGGCCCGATCGTAGACGAGCGTGCCGAGCAGCTCCGCCGCGACTTCCAAGTCCTTCGGCGAGAAGGCCACGCCGGCTCCGCCCAGCGTCTCGGGCACGGCCGCGGCGGCGTAGGCGAGAACCGGCACGTCCATCGCCATCGACTCGACGAGCGGCGCGCAGAAGCC
It contains:
- a CDS encoding glycosyltransferase family 4 protein; the protein is MKIAFIVQRYGAEILGGAEYHCRLIAERLAESHQVEVLTTCARDYVTWKNEYAEGADRLRGVTVRRFATARTRDIDAFNRYSDWIFSNRHGRAEELEWLKQQGPWSPALIEYLERQHQQYDVLIFFTYLYAPTVLGIRIAPWKSLLVPTAHDEPAIRLGIYEEVFASAAAIAWNTDVERRFVSSMFRLGTLVEDVVGCGVDLPEGEDPQDGEHIVVAPPSREALAPHLEGPANAFRRRHRIHTPFVLYGGRIDPGKGCEELLEYFQSYVKEGGDMTLMLMGTKLMPLPEDPQVRFAGLLPDAERLHALEAATVVVVPSPHESLSLLALEAFAAGTPVLANARAEVLVEHCRRSNAGLYYADRWEFIEALKLLQRDATLRAGMGANGRQYVGRHYRWGLILEKYERLFARLRESREDAAERPSAVAKDRERRDRDRLRSRPRGQADRRRFHGDRERRRERR